A window of the Gossypium hirsutum isolate 1008001.06 chromosome A05, Gossypium_hirsutum_v2.1, whole genome shotgun sequence genome harbors these coding sequences:
- the LOC121228881 gene encoding asparagine--tRNA ligase, cytoplasmic 2, translating to MPDEPDAGIWSSLLSSCKTFNALDIGAKVTDKTFETKLRWGVPLTAEHLSYLADDHYKRPVIIYDYPKAVKPFYVRLNDDGKTVAAFDMVVPKMGTVITGSQSEERLDMLSARMKEFDLSRDQYEWYQDLRKHGTVKHSGFRLGFDLMVLLMTGLTDVRDVVPFPRTHGKANN from the exons ATGCCTGATGAACCAGATGCTGGAATCTGGAGTTCATTACTCAGTTCCTGTAAAACTTTTAATGCACTGGATATTGGAGCTAAA GTGACAGATAAGACTTTCGAAACAAAACTTCGATGGGGAGTCCCTTTAACAGCTGAACATCTAAG CTACTTGGCTGATGATCACTATAAGAGACCTGTGATTATTTATGATTATCCAAAAGCAGTTAAGCCATTTTATGTACGCTTGAATGATGATGGAAAAACAGTGGCCGCTTTTGATATGGTTGTACCCAAG ATGGGAACAGTGATTACGGGTAGCCAAAGTGAAGAGCGGCTTGACATGCTAAGTGCAAG AATGAAGGAATTTGACTTGTCAAGAGATCAGTACGAATGGTACCAAGATCTTCGCAAGCATGGAACAGTCAAGCACTCTGGGTTTAGACTAGGGTTCGATCTTATGGTTCTTCTTATGACTGGCCTCACTGATGTCAGAGATGTAGTTCCTTTTCCCCGAACTCATGGCAAAGCCAACAACTAA